Proteins from a single region of Neodiprion virginianus isolate iyNeoVirg1 chromosome 4, iyNeoVirg1.1, whole genome shotgun sequence:
- the LOC124303181 gene encoding UPF0547 protein C16orf87-like, which produces MAKTKTISKGCPKCEFQVPVACKACPCGHSFFNARRNSIKSPPSPEGGVMKTRRTNRVKREKPNYYDALEYDKQTRKSAKIKRAAELGNDIDCRQLNKKKKKRGKGKGKGGGSSGAGDDDDEPEGVSALSPDKQLTCSLILQELNSKMSMVAWKP; this is translated from the exons atggcCAAAACTAAAACGATAAGCAAAGGTTGCCCGAAATGTGAATTTCAG gtCCCTGTGGCCTGCAAGGCCTGTCCTTGCGGCCATTCGTTTTTCAATGCACGTCGGAACTCGATTAAGAGTCCTCCAAGCCCTGAAGGAGGGGTAATGAAAACTAGACGAACAAATCGCGTTAAGCGCGAGAAACCTAATTACTACGACGCTTTGGAATACGATAAGCAAACGAGGAAAAGTGCTAAG ATTAAGCGCGCCGCGGAATTGGGAAACGATATAGACTGTAGGCAgctcaataaaaaaaagaagaaacgggGTAAAGGCAAGGGTAAAGGAGGTGGAAGCAGCGGAGCAGGAGATGATGACGATGAACCAGAAGGTGTCAGTGCACTTTCACCTGATAAGCAGCTCACTTGTTCCCTCATTCTACAAGAGTTGAATAGCAAAATGAGTATGGTTGCATGGAAACCATGA
- the LOC124303177 gene encoding monocarboxylate transporter 13 isoform X1, translating to MRGAKKETAPTSGIGIKIGDEDVPKKGDYHLIPVKSPTDENRRPKANGTAIRANGKVKSAPAEGELVPPDGGWGWLVLLASVTVNVLIPGTIKSFGVLFVEFLEVFNDSSPAAAAWIPALCYFLYSSLGPLSSVLSVRYSYRTVTLIGGTFAAAGMMLSYFASSVGYLCVSYGVLVGIGAGLAFPPTVYIVTSYFLRLRGLANGLCISGSALGSIFLPPVLQILLGEYGYRGAVLIMGALTLNVWACALLYDPVEKHLVPAKRPEDTEDPEEADRISINVTTPEEEKNPTSLLIVPQSNGRDPTVPKSASSVALENYRNTPVQGRTRKVSMPVGKDVAAGQMHSTPALHVVPERGDFESCKLRSRRAPPRSPSASSFNYISTPYHGSTLSALHPEHASTLTLNAISSTFRKSPEKKPGELDEKQESKNKFFDVSLLKDPIYLVILISNSTNAVSYTNFVILLPAYAIKLGFDKSMSSLLLSIVSILDLTGRIGGSAMSDIKIMPKHWYFVGGLLISGISLALLPFATTYTMLAVYCAIFGLSSGIYVGITAVIMADMLGMEKLTSSYGISLFVNGIIQLVGPPICGLVFQEIGSYGPIFTILGLVLVAGSSLWGFVPFIYRKQARDLANEQAAAQKL from the exons TAAAATCTGCGCCTGCGGAGGGAGAACTGGTGCCACCGGATGGAGGATGGGGATGGCTGGTGCTCCTCGCTTCCGTCACCGTCAATGTTTTAATCCCGGGTACAATAAAATCGTTCGGTGTGCTTTTCGTCGAGTTCCTTGAAGTCTTCAACGACTCTTCACCAGCTGCTGCGGCATGGATTCCGGCTCTCTGTTATTTCCTCTACAGTTCTCTCG GACCACTGTCCAGCGTCTTGTCTGTGAGATATTCGTACAGGACAGTCACACTTATCGGTGGAACATTCGCTGCAGCTGGAATGATGCTGAGTTACTTTGCAAGTTCGGTCGGATATCTTTGCGTGAG CTACGGAGTCCTCGTGGGAATTGGTGCAGGTTTGGCTTTCCCGCCAACGGTCTACATAGTCACATCGTACTTTCTGAGATTACGGGGACTTGCTAACGGTCTATGTATTTCTGGGAGCGCCCTTGGATCAATATTCTTACCACCTGTGCTCCAAATACTTTTGGGAGAGTACGGTTACAG GGGTGCCGTGCTGATAATGGGCGCTCTGACTCTGAACGTCTGGGCCTGTGCGCTTCTTTACGACCCGGTTGAGAAGCACTTGGTACCAGCGAAACGTCCAGAGGACACGGAGGATCCGGAAGAGGCGGATAGAATATCGATAAACGTGACGACGccggaggaggagaagaaccCGACGAGTCTGCTGATAGTTCCGCAATCGAACGGACGGGATCCGACGGTGCCGAAGAGCGCTTCGAGCGTGGCCTTGGAAAACTATCGGAACACCCCGGTTCAGGGTAGAACACGAAAGGTGAGCATGCCAGTCGGGAAGGACGTTGCTGCCGGGCAAATGCACAGCACACCGGCACTGCACGTCGTTCCTGAGCGGGGTGACTTCGAGAGTTGTAAATTGAGGAGTAGGCGAGCACCTCCAAGGTCACCGAGCGCTTCGTCCTTCAACTACATAAGCACGCCGTATCACGGCAGCACGCTGTCGGCCCTCCACCCCGAGCACGCCTCGACCTTGACGCTGAACGCGATATCGAGCACCTTCAGAAAGTCACCGGAAAAGAAACCGGGGGAATTGGATGAGAAACAGGAGTCGAAGAACAAGTTCTTCGACGTCAGTCTGTTGAAGGATCCCATTTATCTGGTAATTCTCATATCGAACTCGACCAACGCCGTCAGCTATACCAACTTCGTTATACTTCTTCCCGCCTACGCGATAAAGCTCGGTTTCGACAAGAGCATGTCGTCTCTGCTTCTGTCCATCGTATCGATCCTCGATCTAACGGGGCGAATCGGCGGATCCGCCATGTCCGACATCAAGATAATGCCGAAGCATTGGTACTTCGTTGGCGGTCTTCTAATTTCCGGAATATCACTAGCTCTTCTGCCCTTCGCCACCACCTACACAATGCTGGCTGTTTACTGCGCGATTTTCGGCCTCTCCTCGGGAATTTACGTCGGTATTACAGCCGTTATAATGGCAGACATGTTGGGGATGGAAAAGCTCACATCGTCTTACGGGATATCACTTTTTGTTAACGGTATCATACAGCTGGTTGGACCACCGATATGCGGATTGGTCTTCCAAGAGATCGGGAGCTATGGTCCGATTTTTACCATCTTGGGCCTCGTACTCGTTGCTGGTTCATCGCTTTGGGGATTCGTACCCTTTATTTACAGAAAGCAAGCGAGAGATCTAGCTAACGAGCAAGCTGCCGCACAAAAATTATAG
- the LOC124303177 gene encoding monocarboxylate transporter 13 isoform X2: MTRTVLIKSAPAEGELVPPDGGWGWLVLLASVTVNVLIPGTIKSFGVLFVEFLEVFNDSSPAAAAWIPALCYFLYSSLGPLSSVLSVRYSYRTVTLIGGTFAAAGMMLSYFASSVGYLCVSYGVLVGIGAGLAFPPTVYIVTSYFLRLRGLANGLCISGSALGSIFLPPVLQILLGEYGYRGAVLIMGALTLNVWACALLYDPVEKHLVPAKRPEDTEDPEEADRISINVTTPEEEKNPTSLLIVPQSNGRDPTVPKSASSVALENYRNTPVQGRTRKVSMPVGKDVAAGQMHSTPALHVVPERGDFESCKLRSRRAPPRSPSASSFNYISTPYHGSTLSALHPEHASTLTLNAISSTFRKSPEKKPGELDEKQESKNKFFDVSLLKDPIYLVILISNSTNAVSYTNFVILLPAYAIKLGFDKSMSSLLLSIVSILDLTGRIGGSAMSDIKIMPKHWYFVGGLLISGISLALLPFATTYTMLAVYCAIFGLSSGIYVGITAVIMADMLGMEKLTSSYGISLFVNGIIQLVGPPICGLVFQEIGSYGPIFTILGLVLVAGSSLWGFVPFIYRKQARDLANEQAAAQKL, translated from the exons ATGACAAGGACCGTGCTTA TAAAATCTGCGCCTGCGGAGGGAGAACTGGTGCCACCGGATGGAGGATGGGGATGGCTGGTGCTCCTCGCTTCCGTCACCGTCAATGTTTTAATCCCGGGTACAATAAAATCGTTCGGTGTGCTTTTCGTCGAGTTCCTTGAAGTCTTCAACGACTCTTCACCAGCTGCTGCGGCATGGATTCCGGCTCTCTGTTATTTCCTCTACAGTTCTCTCG GACCACTGTCCAGCGTCTTGTCTGTGAGATATTCGTACAGGACAGTCACACTTATCGGTGGAACATTCGCTGCAGCTGGAATGATGCTGAGTTACTTTGCAAGTTCGGTCGGATATCTTTGCGTGAG CTACGGAGTCCTCGTGGGAATTGGTGCAGGTTTGGCTTTCCCGCCAACGGTCTACATAGTCACATCGTACTTTCTGAGATTACGGGGACTTGCTAACGGTCTATGTATTTCTGGGAGCGCCCTTGGATCAATATTCTTACCACCTGTGCTCCAAATACTTTTGGGAGAGTACGGTTACAG GGGTGCCGTGCTGATAATGGGCGCTCTGACTCTGAACGTCTGGGCCTGTGCGCTTCTTTACGACCCGGTTGAGAAGCACTTGGTACCAGCGAAACGTCCAGAGGACACGGAGGATCCGGAAGAGGCGGATAGAATATCGATAAACGTGACGACGccggaggaggagaagaaccCGACGAGTCTGCTGATAGTTCCGCAATCGAACGGACGGGATCCGACGGTGCCGAAGAGCGCTTCGAGCGTGGCCTTGGAAAACTATCGGAACACCCCGGTTCAGGGTAGAACACGAAAGGTGAGCATGCCAGTCGGGAAGGACGTTGCTGCCGGGCAAATGCACAGCACACCGGCACTGCACGTCGTTCCTGAGCGGGGTGACTTCGAGAGTTGTAAATTGAGGAGTAGGCGAGCACCTCCAAGGTCACCGAGCGCTTCGTCCTTCAACTACATAAGCACGCCGTATCACGGCAGCACGCTGTCGGCCCTCCACCCCGAGCACGCCTCGACCTTGACGCTGAACGCGATATCGAGCACCTTCAGAAAGTCACCGGAAAAGAAACCGGGGGAATTGGATGAGAAACAGGAGTCGAAGAACAAGTTCTTCGACGTCAGTCTGTTGAAGGATCCCATTTATCTGGTAATTCTCATATCGAACTCGACCAACGCCGTCAGCTATACCAACTTCGTTATACTTCTTCCCGCCTACGCGATAAAGCTCGGTTTCGACAAGAGCATGTCGTCTCTGCTTCTGTCCATCGTATCGATCCTCGATCTAACGGGGCGAATCGGCGGATCCGCCATGTCCGACATCAAGATAATGCCGAAGCATTGGTACTTCGTTGGCGGTCTTCTAATTTCCGGAATATCACTAGCTCTTCTGCCCTTCGCCACCACCTACACAATGCTGGCTGTTTACTGCGCGATTTTCGGCCTCTCCTCGGGAATTTACGTCGGTATTACAGCCGTTATAATGGCAGACATGTTGGGGATGGAAAAGCTCACATCGTCTTACGGGATATCACTTTTTGTTAACGGTATCATACAGCTGGTTGGACCACCGATATGCGGATTGGTCTTCCAAGAGATCGGGAGCTATGGTCCGATTTTTACCATCTTGGGCCTCGTACTCGTTGCTGGTTCATCGCTTTGGGGATTCGTACCCTTTATTTACAGAAAGCAAGCGAGAGATCTAGCTAACGAGCAAGCTGCCGCACAAAAATTATAG